From Sphingomonas bisphenolicum, one genomic window encodes:
- a CDS encoding aromatic ring-hydroxylating oxygenase subunit alpha, translated as MLAQETMARSFDPAEFVKGDEVHRDVYASPEIFELEMNRLFARSWLLVGHESQVTKAGDYYLTSVATRPTIIVRDASGAVHAFLNSCPHRGAPLRTDARGNTPRFVCPYHSWTFKTDGTLAGMPLRSEYGADFDWEGHCLHKVGEVAIYRGFLFVSAAPVTDLETFLGDFAGAFDDFVDRAPDGEIEAQPIVQRHVYRGNWKLYLENLNDALHFTSTHASAATALQMVEDKSRLSPEMMLGAINPTPNQMRDHTFVKYYPFGHSYTGGAPQLGGAKVGPGDPVFDAVAARRGEDEAQRVIGTSRHISLLYPSASVNARMSTIRIVRPIAVDRTEIVALLFKLKGAPESVYKTTVFYNWASGSPSSFALADDIEMFERLQRTYRDDSRRWSSVHRGSHDETQRDGQEVSITGTSEAYIKNQFDAWGALMREEA; from the coding sequence ATGCTGGCGCAGGAAACAATGGCGCGGTCTTTCGATCCCGCTGAATTTGTGAAGGGCGACGAAGTCCACCGGGACGTTTACGCCAGTCCCGAGATTTTCGAGCTTGAGATGAACCGGCTGTTCGCCAGGAGCTGGCTGCTGGTGGGTCACGAAAGTCAGGTGACAAAGGCAGGCGATTACTATCTGACCAGCGTAGCTACCCGGCCGACAATCATTGTGCGGGATGCCTCCGGCGCGGTCCACGCTTTTCTCAATTCCTGTCCGCACCGCGGTGCGCCGCTGCGCACGGACGCGCGTGGTAACACGCCGCGTTTCGTATGCCCCTATCACAGTTGGACGTTCAAGACCGACGGTACGCTCGCCGGCATGCCGCTGCGGTCGGAATATGGCGCGGACTTCGACTGGGAAGGCCACTGCCTGCACAAGGTAGGGGAAGTCGCCATATATCGTGGCTTCCTGTTTGTCAGCGCGGCGCCGGTCACGGATCTGGAGACTTTTCTCGGCGATTTTGCAGGGGCCTTCGACGATTTTGTCGACCGGGCACCCGACGGCGAGATCGAAGCGCAGCCCATCGTCCAGCGGCACGTCTATCGCGGCAACTGGAAACTCTATCTGGAAAATCTCAACGACGCGCTGCACTTCACCTCGACACACGCCTCGGCCGCCACGGCGCTTCAGATGGTCGAGGACAAGAGCCGCCTGTCGCCGGAAATGATGCTGGGTGCGATCAATCCCACGCCCAATCAGATGCGCGACCACACCTTCGTCAAATATTATCCGTTCGGCCACAGCTACACGGGCGGCGCGCCGCAACTGGGCGGCGCGAAGGTGGGGCCGGGCGATCCGGTGTTTGATGCCGTGGCCGCGCGGCGCGGTGAGGATGAAGCACAACGCGTGATCGGCACAAGCCGTCACATCTCGCTCCTCTACCCCTCCGCCAGCGTGAATGCGCGAATGAGCACGATCCGCATCGTCCGTCCGATCGCGGTGGACCGCACCGAAATCGTCGCGTTGCTGTTCAAGCTGAAGGGGGCGCCGGAATCGGTGTACAAGACGACCGTATTCTACAACTGGGCGTCGGGATCGCCGAGTTCGTTTGCGCTCGCAGACGATATTGAAATGTTCGAGCGGCTTCAGCGCACATATCGCGATGACAGCCGGCGGTGGAGTTCAGTGCACAGGGGAAGCCACGACGAGACGCAGCGTGATGGTCAGGAGGTGAGCATCACGGGAACGAGCGAGGCCTATATCAAGAATCAATTCGATGCTTGGGGTGCATTGATGCGTGAGGAGGCGTGA
- a CDS encoding TonB-dependent receptor — MKKLSILLTGAAMCAVSAAHAQDAAPQMATSSSASEGLPDIVVTAQKRAQTLQEVPVSVAVISADSLREDRITTVTGLATAVPNLAVSATPFQPFVAIRGLGSGGGSRALEQSVATYIDGVYAGRPNQFLNPYFDVERVEVVRGPQGVLFGINANAGGINIVNKKADTGKFEGYVSAGYEFANQGYNFEGGVSVPVSPTLGLRVAGRIGRDGAYLDNLVSGKEDGQEDHEIGRAILSWRPDSPFKADLGYEYSSSDRQGTTFQSAYVVPGVFDPVEDGDVDYDHTTPAGSPNRTKIKSHNVSLNMSYDTDIGTFSSSTGYSAFKYSQSLTPPGTAFVGTVYADEKFKQFYQEVRLASSDKGAFQYIVGGTYLHQSDSIPQGLDVSFAAFGAPGLTSAVRNDFQLKNDTIAAFVQGTYKFTPELSLTAGVRYSTVKKDVDYTISAASFGDPLTGYTFNPMSAVLNGNFGWMTYVNPADPSTVRPTFISRSRRFNAWNPSVSVNWEFSRRLSAYASFTTGTKSGGFNDQEKSGLVPENGFVTDPFAFNSEKARNVEAGFKFAGPRARFNAAVFHSKYKDMQVSQPIGNGVVTSNAGSAHATGVELDAQVLVADGLTLSGDFAYVDGKYDDFPGAGCIPGVPCNPATTNGAGGTLIGLPKVTGSARAVYEVNISGDLNLRLQGRAYYNDGAQWTAVHDPKTRTPSYWTFDAGVTLAQDDKGWSLSLLGKNLSNEVVQGYLLPALSPVFGYQVVVSPGRQFFLDLRYTF; from the coding sequence ATGAAAAAGCTATCGATATTGCTGACGGGGGCTGCCATGTGCGCTGTGAGCGCCGCACATGCGCAAGATGCGGCGCCTCAGATGGCCACTAGCTCCTCGGCAAGCGAAGGCTTGCCCGACATCGTCGTGACAGCGCAGAAGCGCGCGCAGACCTTGCAGGAAGTTCCGGTGTCGGTTGCTGTCATCAGCGCGGATTCGCTGCGCGAGGACCGGATAACCACGGTGACGGGGCTGGCGACCGCCGTGCCCAATCTGGCGGTGTCGGCAACGCCGTTCCAGCCCTTCGTCGCCATTCGTGGCCTCGGCTCTGGCGGTGGCAGCCGCGCGCTTGAACAGTCCGTTGCCACCTATATCGACGGTGTCTATGCCGGTCGCCCGAACCAGTTCCTCAACCCCTATTTCGATGTTGAGCGCGTTGAAGTAGTGCGTGGACCCCAGGGCGTGCTGTTCGGCATCAACGCGAATGCCGGCGGCATCAACATCGTCAACAAAAAGGCCGATACTGGGAAATTTGAAGGGTATGTCTCGGCGGGATACGAATTCGCCAATCAGGGCTATAATTTCGAAGGTGGCGTGTCCGTTCCGGTCTCGCCGACGTTGGGCCTGCGGGTCGCGGGGCGGATTGGTCGCGACGGCGCCTATCTGGACAATCTCGTTTCCGGCAAGGAAGACGGTCAGGAAGATCATGAGATCGGCCGGGCGATCCTGAGCTGGCGGCCCGATAGCCCGTTCAAAGCCGATCTGGGCTATGAATATAGCAGCAGCGACCGACAAGGCACCACGTTCCAGAGCGCCTATGTCGTTCCTGGCGTGTTCGATCCGGTCGAGGACGGGGATGTGGATTACGATCACACTACACCGGCGGGTAGTCCCAACCGCACCAAAATCAAGTCGCACAATGTGTCGCTCAATATGTCTTATGACACGGACATCGGCACATTCTCGTCATCAACTGGCTATTCCGCCTTCAAATATTCGCAGTCGCTCACGCCGCCGGGAACCGCCTTCGTGGGGACCGTTTATGCGGATGAGAAGTTCAAGCAATTCTACCAGGAAGTCAGGCTCGCCTCCTCCGACAAGGGGGCGTTCCAATATATTGTGGGCGGAACCTACCTTCATCAAAGCGACTCCATTCCGCAGGGTCTGGACGTCAGCTTTGCCGCGTTCGGAGCGCCAGGACTGACGTCCGCCGTACGCAATGATTTCCAACTCAAGAACGACACGATCGCCGCCTTTGTGCAGGGCACTTACAAATTCACGCCCGAACTCTCGTTAACGGCCGGCGTGCGTTATTCAACGGTCAAGAAGGACGTCGATTACACGATCTCCGCAGCCAGCTTCGGTGATCCGCTGACGGGCTATACATTCAATCCGATGAGCGCGGTGCTCAACGGGAATTTTGGTTGGATGACCTATGTCAATCCAGCGGATCCTTCGACCGTAAGGCCCACTTTCATCAGTCGTTCGCGCCGTTTCAACGCGTGGAACCCCTCCGTCAGCGTGAACTGGGAGTTCAGCCGGCGGCTTTCCGCCTATGCGAGCTTCACCACCGGCACCAAGTCCGGCGGCTTCAACGACCAGGAGAAATCCGGCCTTGTTCCGGAAAACGGGTTTGTGACCGATCCTTTCGCATTCAACTCGGAAAAGGCCAGGAACGTCGAAGCCGGCTTCAAGTTCGCTGGTCCACGCGCCCGATTCAACGCGGCGGTGTTCCATTCCAAATATAAGGACATGCAGGTGTCGCAGCCGATCGGCAACGGCGTTGTGACCAGCAATGCCGGTTCGGCGCACGCGACCGGTGTGGAACTTGACGCGCAGGTCCTGGTTGCTGATGGCCTGACCTTGAGCGGCGATTTTGCCTATGTCGATGGCAAATATGACGACTTCCCGGGCGCTGGCTGCATTCCTGGCGTTCCATGCAATCCGGCGACGACAAACGGTGCCGGCGGGACGCTGATCGGTTTGCCCAAGGTCACCGGTAGCGCGCGCGCTGTATATGAGGTCAACATCAGCGGAGACCTCAATCTTCGGCTCCAGGGGCGCGCCTATTATAATGACGGCGCGCAATGGACAGCCGTGCATGATCCGAAGACGCGCACGCCCAGTTACTGGACTTTTGATGCGGGTGTAACCCTGGCACAGGATGACAAGGGATGGTCGCTCTCGCTGCTCGGCAAGAATCTGAGCAATGAGGTTGTGCAGGGTTACCTTCTTCCGGCACTCTCGCCTGTATTCGGCTATCAGGTGGTGGTATCGCCGGGGCGGCAGTTCTTCCTGGATCTACGCTACACCTTCTAA
- a CDS encoding OprO/OprP family phosphate-selective porin, whose amino-acid sequence MSLHKAATAALLLLPAIPAAAQTTPASMEQLVRDQAAALAAQQARIDALERRLAALEPVVQHTASTAAEVAKAKPVVETRLDRLERLRALPAGNAALRPASDPLTAPSPSQAANEPDETFDWAKGLPQITSADGRSAMRLRGRMLFDTTTSFGSGFDRRNITGTKARAIRLGVEGKLGDMIGYQVEFDLTDNQAALRGAYLSFTKKWGANTYELSLGNRLTDRSMEGASSSDSQPFLERNATALATAPRKGSFGLGAMARVYGKTWHAAVQLDGNEASTNGSFDDSTTLTGRVHWNPWRNKDAIVHLGAWGYREDFSSGLASIPLSTRIGGRFNELITIQASNLLSPDHGEAFGLELGGVYKSFWMFGEYGERDVWARESAGGRQVGVRAGSIGTGYYLTGEKPPYVARGGVWSKPRVLNPVTDGGWGALEIAARYDRVSYSGLLGGDGYSTTLGLNWYLLDWVRLTPNWIHWRTENRAGAYAGTDTGDTLVGRVAVSF is encoded by the coding sequence ATGTCCCTGCACAAGGCGGCCACCGCCGCACTCCTTCTGCTGCCCGCTATTCCTGCGGCGGCGCAAACGACGCCTGCCTCGATGGAGCAACTGGTACGGGATCAGGCCGCAGCGCTGGCGGCCCAGCAGGCGCGGATCGACGCGCTCGAACGGCGCCTCGCCGCGCTGGAGCCCGTGGTGCAGCACACCGCTTCCACGGCGGCTGAAGTGGCGAAGGCCAAGCCGGTCGTGGAGACGCGGCTTGACCGGCTGGAGCGGCTGCGCGCTTTGCCGGCGGGCAATGCGGCGCTGCGGCCCGCGTCCGATCCGCTCACCGCGCCATCGCCGTCGCAGGCCGCCAACGAACCTGACGAGACGTTCGACTGGGCAAAGGGCCTGCCGCAGATCACCAGCGCCGACGGACGGTCCGCCATGCGGCTGCGCGGGCGCATGCTGTTCGACACGACGACCAGCTTCGGCTCCGGCTTCGACCGACGCAACATCACCGGAACCAAAGCGCGCGCGATCCGGCTGGGCGTCGAGGGCAAGCTGGGCGACATGATCGGCTATCAGGTGGAATTCGACCTGACCGACAATCAGGCGGCATTGCGTGGCGCTTACCTGTCCTTCACCAAAAAATGGGGCGCCAACACCTACGAACTCTCGCTCGGCAACCGGCTGACCGATCGGTCTATGGAGGGCGCATCCAGCTCCGACAGCCAGCCCTTTCTGGAGCGCAATGCAACCGCGCTCGCCACTGCCCCGCGCAAAGGATCGTTCGGCCTCGGCGCCATGGCCCGGGTCTATGGAAAGACCTGGCACGCCGCCGTGCAGCTGGACGGTAACGAAGCCAGCACCAATGGCAGTTTTGACGACAGCACCACGCTGACCGGCCGGGTCCACTGGAACCCGTGGCGCAACAAAGATGCAATCGTACATCTGGGTGCCTGGGGCTATCGCGAGGATTTCTCCAGCGGTCTTGCCAGCATCCCCCTGTCCACGCGGATCGGCGGGCGGTTCAACGAACTCATCACCATTCAGGCGTCGAACCTGCTCAGCCCCGATCATGGCGAGGCCTTCGGGCTGGAACTGGGCGGCGTCTATAAAAGCTTCTGGATGTTCGGCGAATATGGCGAGCGTGACGTTTGGGCGCGCGAGAGCGCCGGCGGCCGCCAAGTCGGCGTGCGCGCCGGATCCATCGGCACCGGCTATTATCTCACCGGGGAGAAGCCGCCCTATGTGGCGCGCGGTGGCGTATGGTCCAAGCCGCGCGTGCTGAACCCCGTCACCGACGGTGGCTGGGGGGCACTGGAGATCGCCGCACGCTACGACCGCGTAAGCTATTCCGGGCTGCTGGGCGGCGATGGCTATTCCACGACGCTCGGCCTGAACTGGTATCTGCTCGACTGGGTACGGCTGACCCCCAACTGGATCCACTGGCGCACGGAGAACCGCGCCGGAGCATATGCCGGTACGGACACCGGCGATACCCTCGTCGGCCGCGTCGCCGTCTCCTTCTGA
- a CDS encoding aromatic-ring-hydroxylating dioxygenase subunit beta, protein MDTMTMSKVEAVSNFLYGEAQLLDDKRFHEWLALFDDDGYYWVPVDPQSEERLASPSIFDADKPFLEIIVNRLYLDTAYSFLPAPRCCRFVSNITILNDRQGVISVRSKLLYDEYRTLEAAPDDHRSLAGTVHHELARKNDGFVILSKRVDLIQSAAALSAISAPI, encoded by the coding sequence ATGGATACGATGACCATGAGTAAGGTGGAGGCCGTCAGCAATTTTTTATATGGCGAGGCCCAACTTCTGGACGACAAACGGTTTCACGAATGGCTCGCCCTCTTCGACGATGACGGCTATTATTGGGTTCCGGTCGATCCGCAGAGCGAAGAACGCCTGGCAAGCCCTTCCATCTTCGACGCGGACAAGCCTTTTCTGGAGATCATCGTCAATCGCTTGTACCTCGACACGGCCTATTCCTTCCTGCCCGCGCCGCGATGCTGTCGCTTCGTCTCCAATATTACGATCCTTAATGACCGTCAGGGTGTGATATCGGTCCGCTCGAAGCTCCTTTATGATGAATATCGGACTTTGGAAGCGGCCCCCGACGATCATCGCAGCCTTGCAGGGACGGTGCATCATGAACTGGCGCGGAAGAACGACGGGTTCGTCATCCTCTCAAAACGGGTTGATCTGATCCAGTCCGCCGCCGCGCTCAGCGCCATTTCAGCACCGATCTGA
- a CDS encoding LysR substrate-binding domain-containing protein, which produces MLLQHEGPQLASRIASIDQLATLLALSMTEDVDSIEWHLETDAGEKRIMPTAPRLGCADMAAVRTAAIAGLLVTILPDHICREALSQGPLMRALAAWRGPQGIVHLVFTTRPGLPPAVRALIDHLAAGFLKAVAGGWPRAPII; this is translated from the coding sequence ATGCTTCTTCAGCACGAGGGGCCGCAGCTGGCCAGCCGCATCGCCTCGATCGATCAACTCGCGACCCTTCTCGCCCTTTCGATGACCGAAGACGTCGACAGCATTGAATGGCATCTGGAAACAGACGCCGGGGAGAAGCGGATCATGCCGACCGCACCTCGGCTTGGCTGCGCTGACATGGCTGCCGTGCGCACTGCGGCGATCGCCGGTCTCCTCGTCACGATCTTGCCCGATCATATCTGTCGTGAGGCCCTGTCGCAGGGCCCGCTCATGCGGGCCTTAGCCGCTTGGCGCGGGCCGCAGGGCATCGTCCACCTGGTTTTTACAACACGCCCCGGGTTGCCGCCGGCGGTGCGCGCGCTCATCGATCATCTCGCGGCCGGTTTCCTGAAGGCAGTCGCTGGCGGCTGGCCCCGGGCCCCGATCATCTAA
- a CDS encoding MFS transporter, whose product MTIPIVADGQPADRPIVVSEIEKQTMRKVAWRIVPFLILCYFIAYVDRVNIGFAALTMNADVGLSQTAFGIGGSLFFIAYVLFEVPSNVAMEKFGARVWIARIMITWGMVGIGMAFVSGAWSFYTLRFLLGAAEAGFFPGAVLYLAQWFPRAYRARIVATFMVAIPLSNFLGSPISALLLSLDGMAGFAGWQWVFILESLPAVMLGLAALFLLPSRPKDATFLNEEERGWLSDTLASEHAPGTAKPGSVWRTLTNGKVWALAVVYCGSSATSNALSIWQPQILKSFGLTTWETGLLNMIPFGIAAIFMIVWGRIADKTGERIWSTAIPLALTSGSLFATLLTGSLVVTMILLTLVLLGNYAIKGPFWALSTETLPPSMAAAGVAAINTIAHLGTGGATSVLGYIKDQTGSFPMALIPLATLTMIGSITTLLIGRAQRRQ is encoded by the coding sequence ATGACCATTCCCATCGTAGCCGACGGGCAACCCGCCGACCGCCCAATTGTCGTGAGCGAAATCGAAAAGCAGACCATGCGCAAGGTCGCATGGCGGATCGTCCCCTTCCTGATCCTGTGCTATTTCATCGCCTATGTGGACCGAGTGAATATCGGCTTCGCGGCACTGACCATGAACGCGGACGTCGGCCTTTCACAAACCGCCTTCGGCATCGGCGGCAGCCTGTTCTTCATCGCCTATGTGCTGTTCGAAGTGCCCAGCAACGTGGCGATGGAAAAGTTCGGCGCGCGGGTGTGGATTGCGCGGATCATGATCACTTGGGGCATGGTCGGCATCGGCATGGCGTTTGTCAGCGGGGCGTGGAGCTTTTATACCCTGCGCTTCCTGCTGGGCGCGGCGGAGGCGGGCTTCTTCCCCGGCGCCGTGCTGTATCTGGCCCAATGGTTCCCGCGCGCCTATCGCGCCCGGATTGTCGCCACCTTCATGGTTGCAATCCCGCTGTCGAACTTTCTTGGTTCACCCATTTCGGCGTTGCTGCTCTCGCTCGACGGCATGGCGGGCTTTGCCGGCTGGCAGTGGGTGTTCATCCTGGAATCGCTGCCCGCCGTAATGCTGGGCCTTGCCGCTTTGTTTCTTCTGCCCAGCCGCCCGAAGGACGCAACGTTCCTTAATGAGGAAGAGCGGGGCTGGCTGAGCGATACGCTGGCGAGCGAGCATGCGCCGGGCACCGCCAAGCCCGGTTCGGTGTGGCGCACGCTTACCAACGGCAAGGTGTGGGCGTTGGCGGTGGTCTATTGCGGCAGTTCGGCAACCAGCAACGCGCTGTCGATCTGGCAGCCACAGATCCTGAAATCCTTTGGACTGACCACTTGGGAAACCGGCCTGCTCAACATGATCCCGTTCGGCATCGCCGCCATTTTCATGATCGTCTGGGGCCGGATTGCCGACAAGACGGGCGAGCGCATCTGGTCGACCGCGATTCCGCTAGCTCTGACTTCCGGCAGCCTGTTCGCGACCTTGCTGACGGGATCGCTGGTCGTGACGATGATCCTGCTGACGCTGGTGCTGCTGGGCAACTATGCAATCAAGGGGCCGTTCTGGGCGCTCTCCACCGAGACGCTGCCGCCCAGCATGGCGGCGGCAGGCGTAGCCGCCATCAACACCATCGCCCATCTGGGCACGGGCGGCGCGACATCGGTGCTGGGCTATATCAAGGACCAGACCGGAAGCTTCCCGATGGCGCTCATCCCGCTCGCGACGCTGACCATGATCGGCAGCATCACCACGCTGCTGATCGGACGAGCCCAGCGGCGGCAATAG
- a CDS encoding cytochrome P450, giving the protein MSTQIAYATFDHDLFSDESVANAHAFDGQMREAGPAVWVSQYESWFVGQHRAAKKVYGNPKLFSSKANPFNSSASIALPILLGDDPPKHGEARAAITPVFSPAAMMRAKEQFDSVARLMVAEALDEREIDAAKLAGRFILKAFPDLLGLPAEGRDQLITIGQAVLNAFGTGNARTAAAMEKAGPGFGWLQTSCARSSVTPDGMAEQIYMLADQGKVSEEDAALLVQTVLFAGFDTTILALTNFLTLIARNPQHWRALDDPAIRRNAFEEALRMYPPGRYSNRVAAEDCEIEGIAIAKGDQIALGIAAAGRDPRHWERPDEFDPYRKATGHLAFGFGIHTCIGQSLARLEYEALIGALLAQVSEIEAAGEATILMNNVTTGFGYSPIRLKAL; this is encoded by the coding sequence ATGAGCACTCAGATCGCGTACGCCACTTTTGATCACGACCTGTTTTCAGACGAGTCCGTTGCAAACGCGCATGCGTTCGATGGCCAGATGCGTGAAGCCGGACCAGCCGTATGGGTTTCGCAATATGAAAGCTGGTTCGTGGGGCAGCATCGCGCAGCGAAAAAGGTCTACGGCAATCCGAAGCTGTTTTCGTCCAAGGCGAACCCGTTCAACTCCAGCGCCTCGATTGCCCTACCCATCCTGCTGGGCGATGATCCGCCCAAGCATGGCGAGGCGCGTGCCGCCATCACGCCTGTGTTTTCCCCTGCGGCAATGATGCGCGCGAAAGAGCAGTTCGATTCCGTTGCCCGCCTTATGGTTGCAGAGGCATTGGATGAGCGCGAAATCGATGCCGCCAAATTGGCCGGCAGATTTATTCTGAAGGCCTTTCCCGACCTGCTCGGCCTACCGGCCGAAGGGCGTGATCAGCTGATTACGATCGGCCAAGCTGTGCTTAACGCGTTCGGAACCGGGAATGCCCGGACCGCAGCCGCGATGGAAAAGGCGGGACCAGGCTTTGGTTGGCTTCAGACAAGCTGCGCTCGCTCGAGCGTGACGCCAGATGGGATGGCAGAACAGATCTACATGCTGGCCGATCAGGGAAAAGTCAGCGAGGAAGACGCCGCTCTGCTGGTCCAGACCGTTCTCTTTGCCGGGTTCGATACGACAATCTTGGCGCTGACCAATTTCCTCACGCTGATAGCGCGCAATCCGCAGCATTGGCGAGCCCTAGATGACCCCGCAATCCGCCGTAACGCCTTCGAGGAAGCTCTGCGCATGTATCCACCCGGCCGATACAGCAATCGCGTCGCGGCTGAGGATTGCGAGATCGAGGGCATAGCCATCGCCAAAGGCGACCAGATCGCGCTTGGCATAGCGGCAGCAGGGCGCGATCCGCGTCACTGGGAGAGGCCCGACGAGTTCGATCCGTATCGCAAGGCCACCGGCCATCTCGCCTTCGGTTTCGGAATTCATACATGCATCGGCCAGAGCCTGGCTCGTCTGGAATATGAGGCGCTGATAGGTGCCCTGCTCGCGCAGGTGTCCGAAATCGAGGCCGCAGGCGAAGCCACTATTCTGATGAATAATGTGACGACGGGTTTTGGATACTCGCCCATCAGACTAAAGGCCCTGTAA
- a CDS encoding SDR family NAD(P)-dependent oxidoreductase, with protein MRFNGKTVLITGGGSGIGAATARKFADHGAQVAIADIDMGAAEAVAATMSGKASAVQVDVTDPASVNAMVQHVVDRFGRLDCAFNNAGIGGAHKTIFELDHDEWRRTIDVNLSSVFHCLKAEAEAMRDRGGAIVNTASVSGIIATPRGTEYCAAKHGVVGLTKSAALDLISHGIRVNAVCPGATDTRLLARAMGNTVLADHLKSMIPIGRIAHPDEIANLVLFLASDEASYVVGQCIAVDGGAIVQ; from the coding sequence ATGCGTTTCAACGGCAAGACGGTCCTGATTACCGGTGGAGGATCGGGCATCGGGGCGGCGACGGCGCGAAAATTTGCCGATCATGGCGCGCAAGTGGCGATCGCAGATATCGACATGGGCGCAGCGGAGGCCGTCGCTGCGACCATGTCGGGCAAGGCAAGCGCGGTGCAGGTCGATGTCACCGACCCCGCATCGGTCAATGCCATGGTGCAACATGTTGTTGACCGCTTTGGCCGCCTAGACTGCGCCTTCAACAATGCAGGCATTGGCGGGGCCCACAAGACTATTTTCGAACTCGATCATGACGAATGGCGACGGACGATCGACGTCAATCTTTCCAGCGTCTTTCATTGCCTGAAGGCCGAGGCCGAGGCCATGCGCGACCGTGGCGGTGCTATCGTCAATACCGCATCTGTCTCCGGCATCATCGCTACGCCCAGAGGCACGGAATATTGTGCGGCCAAGCATGGGGTAGTGGGTCTGACGAAGTCCGCTGCGCTCGACCTCATATCCCATGGCATCCGTGTGAACGCCGTTTGTCCAGGTGCGACCGATACGCGCCTATTGGCCCGCGCCATGGGAAACACTGTTCTCGCCGATCACCTCAAGTCGATGATCCCGATAGGCAGGATCGCCCACCCGGATGAAATCGCGAATCTGGTGCTGTTCCTGGCGTCGGACGAGGCAAGCTATGTGGTCGGGCAATGCATCGCCGTCGATGGCGGCGCCATCGTCCAGTAG
- a CDS encoding serine hydrolase domain-containing protein, producing the protein MSVQGRCDERFAHVRDIFEKSFEDGEEVGAAVSVIIEGETVVDMWGGYQDAAKTRPWHEDTIVCCMSSSKGVTAICFMMAVDRGLIDIHAPVARYWPEFAQNGKADLPIRFVLDHRAGLPYIEELGPGTLYDYDAVIAQLAKQKPLWEPGTVAAYHVISQGFLLGEILRRTTGMKVGEFFRSQVAEPLGIDYHLGLRPDESARCADFLVPPDVFAGRHSPEPTVMSLGFAQFPDQPMDIVLNAPEWRVAEVASGSGHGNARALARLWSAVANGGTLDGVRLMSEKAVRLLGTMQHEEVEQRANKVYRQGLGLLLNSPPTMGFGPNPDSFGHGGVGGSLGFVDPARRLSYGYTPNRMHNTLAAGPRADRLVEATFACTP; encoded by the coding sequence ATGAGCGTTCAGGGTCGGTGCGACGAACGATTTGCGCACGTCCGCGATATTTTTGAAAAATCTTTCGAGGATGGTGAAGAAGTCGGCGCGGCCGTTTCCGTCATTATTGAAGGCGAAACCGTCGTAGATATGTGGGGCGGCTATCAGGACGCGGCGAAAACGCGCCCGTGGCATGAAGACACGATCGTGTGCTGCATGTCTTCCTCGAAGGGCGTAACAGCGATCTGCTTCATGATGGCGGTCGATCGCGGGCTGATCGACATCCATGCGCCGGTCGCCCGATATTGGCCGGAATTCGCGCAGAACGGAAAAGCGGATCTGCCCATCCGTTTCGTCCTCGATCACCGCGCCGGACTACCCTATATCGAGGAGCTGGGGCCGGGCACGCTCTATGATTATGACGCCGTGATTGCGCAGTTGGCGAAGCAGAAGCCACTCTGGGAGCCCGGTACGGTCGCGGCCTATCATGTCATTTCGCAGGGCTTCCTGCTTGGCGAGATATTGCGTCGCACCACCGGCATGAAAGTCGGCGAATTCTTCCGTTCGCAGGTCGCCGAGCCGCTGGGTATCGATTATCATCTCGGATTGAGGCCGGACGAAAGCGCGCGTTGCGCTGATTTTCTGGTTCCGCCTGACGTCTTCGCCGGCCGCCACTCGCCCGAGCCCACTGTGATGAGTCTGGGCTTCGCGCAATTCCCCGACCAGCCGATGGATATCGTGCTCAATGCACCCGAATGGCGTGTCGCCGAGGTGGCGAGCGGCAGCGGCCACGGCAATGCGCGGGCGCTCGCCCGGCTGTGGAGCGCAGTTGCCAATGGCGGCACGCTGGATGGCGTTCGCCTGATGTCCGAAAAGGCTGTCAGGCTGCTGGGAACGATGCAGCATGAAGAGGTCGAGCAGCGGGCGAACAAGGTGTATCGCCAAGGACTGGGGCTGTTGCTCAACTCGCCGCCGACGATGGGGTTCGGTCCCAATCCGGATTCCTTTGGCCATGGAGGCGTCGGCGGGTCGCTCGGCTTCGTCGATCCCGCGCGGCGGCTGAGCTACGGTTATACCCCCAACCGGATGCACAATACGCTGGCCGCCGGCCCTCGCGCCGATCGGTTGGTCGAGGCGACCTTTGCCTGCACTCCCTGA